The following nucleotide sequence is from Aedes aegypti strain LVP_AGWG chromosome 3, AaegL5.0 Primary Assembly, whole genome shotgun sequence.
AATCACGCACTCGTCCATTTTCATCCAGCTCCGTACAGAGAGACTGAATGAACCACGAACCCTGCCgtggatttctccaagaatagtACCCATCGTATGTGGAGTACATCACCAGTAGATCGGCCATAGCCGGAATTGAATACAGAACCTGCTCTTGACGTGAGTCTACCATGTCTTTGGGCGATTTCGCTGCATAGGCCACTCCTTCGTCGAACTGCTCACCACGACACGCCTGAATGAAGAACATTTTCGGCTTCCCGATCAACGAGGGACACGCATTTCCTACAAAGTTCTTCCACAGCGAGTCAACGTTGTATTTATTATCTCTGGCGTAGAGGACACCTTGCTCGCCATGTGACATCATAACTACCACAAGACAGTCGTTGTCCGAGTGATCCTCCCGGGAAACATCTTTCAGTCTATCCAGTACCTCCTTTCTACTCAGATCATCAAACACGCGTACATCGAAATCCAACCCATAAAGCGTATTACAGATGTCATCGCGATCCTTATCGGCTCCATTCCTTTTGGCCATGACCGAGAAGTTCATATGGCAAAACACCAACGCAATGCCACGACGCTTGTTTGTCGTGTCATAATACTCGTCTAGAGCAGCACGAGAAACGAGAGCTTCCTTGATTGATTTGGATGATTCATTAGTTCTGAAAAATGAACATATTTTTGGGATGTACGTATTTATTGATTAGAATGTCAACCTACCTGCTCCCAAAACCGAGAACATCAAGCTCATCCGTGGTATCCATGATCCGATATGCACCTTTGCCAACTTAACACTGAAATTTGCCTTTTCCGATGTTCATTTATCGCATCAGTCATCATAAGGTGCCCCGTGAAGACAGCGGAGTGCGATAGAATGTATAAAATCGAAAGCAGCGTTCGACTGATAAGAACACCGACGCGCGATGTTTTATCACATTTAACCATCCACAAACAACGAACCCGACGGCGAAGATAAGCCTAGTGGCCACAAACTTCTGAGGTCGCGTACTTCTGTGTTCGTATACATATATACGGCTGATTTCTACGGGGGCTGATAAACGGCTTGTTCTGTTCGGAGAAAGTTTACTATCGCGGACTTTTTTATCAATCCGATTGGGAATCCTTTGTTATGGTATCTGACCAAAAAACTAGATCCGAGAATTAATTTGAGTATGCAGCCATTcgatgaaaaaccgatctagtgggtcaccgaattctgtgaaaatttgctactatgttccttatccgaaataaggatacacgtgtttttagattttttttttattagggtgaccatttccaagaCAAATCGCAACTTTgcaaattttttatattttttttttttttatttataacttttgtaccgcttgaccgattttcaattttcttgaacgaaatgaaagttaaagaaTTTAAATAACATGaggaaatataaaaatttcttggtttttatgaagtttttatttatttttagagttttatattttctgaaaagttgcaatcttaagctttcattccataaaaaaagattgaaaatcggttaagctgttcaaaagttatgattcttttaaaaataaaaaatctaatgcgctgagacctacagtgcgtaccgataaaaaatgactgattttgtattttcaaaaaacaatatctcaaaaacaaaaaaacatacatcgctggaaattttacagtaaacgtaaaatattctgaactttcaagaaaaaaatagaacagaAATAGCCCCTTTTGTCCTGAGGcctttaaaacatgaaaaaacgaaattttattttttttggtgTAAAAAACCAACTTTTTGtgaaagtttatatttttattgaaaattcaaaatctttagctttcatttcgtcaaagaaaaacgaaaattggtcaagcggttcaaaagttatggttttttaaaaaataaaaattttgcgaaGTTGCGATTTTTTCTGGTTACCCTAtcttggaaatggtcaccctgatcaaaaaatccaaaaacacgtgtatccttatttcggataaggaataaaatagcacatttttcaCGGAAtccggtgacccactagatcggtttttcatggaatggctttATGTATGTACAATAACCGTAACGGTAAATGCGCAGCAATTCAGCAAGACAAAGCTGAGGCCGTGGGATCAAAACCCGTCGGTCAATGATCTTTTTAGAATGAAacttttctcgacttcccaaaaTTCTTGTGCCTCTCACACGATTTACAAATGCAGCAATGGTCTGTTGACAAAGAAAGCCATTAAGGATTAAAACCACATAATGCTACAGAAATTATTCCtgtaattcctccaagagtacTATTCgagattttccagggatttcctctAAAAATTATGTGGTAAATTATGTAGGTTTTTgtttggtaaatttttcaataagtaTTTTAAGAGCTCCTGAGATCTTTGAAAACCTTCTCTTTTGTAGGAATTTTATCATGTATGTCATGAGCGATGTATTGAATTCGTACGACttcaatgaaattttttcaatcataaattctaatatttattttattattatttcgatTTATTGACAAGTCACATGTCGATTGTATGTTGACTTAGTGGCACACATTCCTATTTTGAAAAACCCCAGAATCATACTCCATACAGGGCCACTGCCCCCATTTACACGGGAATCCCAAAattcacactgaaatcccaaGATCCATACTTTTAATTCCAAGCTTTATCAGAATCAAGGCTGAAATCTCAGGATTGACACTGTGATCCCAAAATCACAGGATCTACAGGGGGATCATAACATCCACAATGGaataccaggatccacactgtaaTCCTAATATTTCCAATGGAATACAAGAATCTGTTGAAATATCAATTTCTGCACCGGTCTAATCTAGATGCTGATAATGGACCACTATGGACAATAGATTGTATGCCAACCGGCTGGACAATAGTTTCGCTTTGCCGTTCGTCTATGTCCACACATGACATGCGTAAACGAAAGAGCGTGGATAGGTTTGGAGTTTGTGATAATTTGTATATATAGTTTTATCTATCGCTATCACTCCATGTATTGTAAATATGATACCGACcaaattgaattgaagaaattttcttttgaatatcgaTCTGACGATTACGTTAATAAGGTATATTAAGATTGATGTCAGACCTCAACAGATTATGGGCCCAGGAGATTAATTTAATCACTGGTTAAATCTAGGATGGTAGAAGTACCGCTAGATTGTTTTTAGATTGGTGGAGACCTTTAGAGGACTCCACCGGAATTCATAGATCAGTCGAAGAGTGATCTGGAactgtttgaatttttatttcagattATGAAAATTACCGGTTCATCTACAACAATGAGCAAAGTCGGTCAGCGGCAGCGAATGGTAATGATACCAACCTTCCAGGGAGCAGTCGGTAAGGACTAGACCTTTTGGAAGGTGAGAGTAACGCACTAACTTAAGCAACATGGTCTTCTGCACTGTTTGGAACGCATACCACCCATGGAAGAGTATGCTGACAACCCAGAAGACACCACGGCAGAGGAAGCAGCGCTACGAAATGCGCATTACGAAAAGCGGCTGAAGGAAGACGATGAAGTGGTAGTCATCTTCTGGACATCCCTGGACAACCGCGCTATGACTCACGTGCTGGAGTGTGTTTACGCCAAGCAAATCCTGGACCGCCTGGACTCGGTGTATCTGCGTCATGGGAGACTGGCACTATGTTCTATTAGGCGCAAGCTGTACAATCTACGTACGGCTGGCTATAGATCACTAATGGAGTTGTTCTTGGTCCACGAGAGGCTCATTCAGCAGTTGGAACGAGCAGGTGAAGCGGTATCGGCTAGCGAAAAATTGAACACCTTGCTAGTTGCCATACCGGATCGTCACCAAAGTATTTTGAATGCAATTGCGGTGATGAGGCAGGGTGACTTGACAACAATGTCTGTCTGAAATCCGTAGCCTTTTCCTGGACGCTGAAGAGAAGAAGGAGGAACATCACGAGCTGGAACCATCCAACGTGGCAATGGCTGCCGGCAACCGAAACATGccaaagaagaataagaagagaaAGAAGGATACGAGGACGTGTTACGAGTGTGGCAAACCAGGTCACACGAAACGGTACTGTTACCGTCTGTTGAACAGAGAAGTGCCGGGGAAAAGGCACGCTTCTGAGAGGGAATATGTCCCAGCAGAACGCGCCAACATTGCCTTAGTTAGTGTTTCTGAGAGGGAATATGCCCCAGCAGAACACAAACGTAGAAAGGTCGGAATTGAGTCTATTGATTCTGAGAAGGAAATTGTTCTAGCAGAATACAGATGGGAGAAATTTGAATCCGAGCGTGGTTTGATTGCAGGTTCTGAGAGGGAACGTGTCCCAACAGAACGAAGGCATAGCAAACCGGCGGATAGGAAGGTGCGCCTCATCGTGGATTCTGGTGCTAGCGAACACATGGTCTGTGACGAATCGATCATGGAGAACAGTCGGATCGTGGATCCCATGACCATTTCGACAGCCAAAGATGGGCAAGTAATGGTGGGAAGGAAGAAAGGAGTgtgaaattaaaaagtgttgttGTAAAGCCaggaaaaataaagaaatacgAATTGTATGATTCCTAATTTACATTATATCCTATCCGTATCCAAACTTGTTTCTGCTGGCAAAGTGGTGACGATCAATGATTACGGTGTTGTAATAACCGAGAAATCTGGTGAAGTCATTGCGTCAGGGAAGAAAGTCGATTGTTTGTTTGTTCTCGACCTAAtagttgatgatgatgataatggtAATGAGATTGCTTGTGTTACAGAGGTTGGAAGTCCACTCGATCTTTGGCACAAAAGACTAGGGCACCTAGGCTACAAAAATCTAGAGAAGTTAGTTTCCCAGCGAATGGTTGAAGGTATAGAATTCGAAAGGCTTTCACATATTCAGGGGAAGCGTAGCGTATGTTCTCCTTGTGTTATAGGTAAGCAAAATAGAAAACCTTTCAAAACCAATTGTGTTCGATCGACTAGACCATTGGAAGTCGTGCATTCTGATGTGTGTGGACCAATGGGTGAAAGAACATACGATGGTTATAGATATTTTGTAGTGTTCATTGATGATTTTACTcattttgttgttgtttatcTGTAAGCATGAGGTGCTGGACAAATTTAAGGAATATGAAGCAATGGCTTCAGCTCACTTTAATTTCCTAATATCTAGGTTTATTTCAGATAATGGTGGAGAGTATTATgggaagaaattccgaagattTTGTACAAGTAAAGGAAATTAAATGATTCCAACTTGTCCATATACTCCGCAGCAAAATGGGGTGAGTGAAAGAATGAATCGCACTCTATTAGATAAATCAAGAGCAATGCTCAATGAAAACAATGTACCTAAAGAACTATGGGGTGAGGCAGTATACGTGTCTGCCTATTTAACCAATCGTTCCCCAACTCGAAAAATAAAAGGTTTAAAAACTCCATTCGAAATGTGGTTTAACATCAAATCAAAAATCGATGGATTACGTATCTTTGGTTGCTTGGCCTATGGACAGATAGCAAAAGAAAGACGTAAGAAATTAGATGATAGAAGTAAGAAGTTAACTTTTGTAGGGTATGCCACGAATGGATATCGATTGTGGGATAATGAATCTAAAAAGATAATTGTCTCACGCGATGtaattttcgatgaaaataaatcgaaatttcGCACTACCCAAGATCCTGTTAAGGTGGAGTACCAATATCACAAGATTGTGACGTCATCAATTCCAACAATGCCCACTGATGTTCCAGACGTGAGTTCAATCGATGAAGATGACAGTGACGAAGATGAAGTCAAGCATGATGTCAACAACGGCGATGTCGAAGGCAATGTGCAAAATGCCGAAATAACTGTACGCCGCAGCAAGAGAATCCAGGAGAAACAAAAGCAGAAAGAAGACGTGCAGGGTGCGTTTTCAGCAGTAAGTTTCGTTGAAGACATTCCTCAGACAATACCGCAACTCAAAAACAGATATGATTGGCCTCTATGGAAAGCTGCAATTCAGGAGGAACTAGAGGCATTAAAAGCGAACAACACGTGGGGTTTGGTAAACAAGGTCCCATCTGGATTTAAGCCGATCAATTCCATGTGGATATCGGAATCAAAGATGGAGAACCCAGACGATATAAGGCAAGACTTGTTGCTAAAGGATGTTCCGAAAGATATGGTTTGGATTACAATGAAACCTTTGCTCCTGTGGCTAAGATGGTAACTATAAGAACTATTCTTGCTATGGCTGTAGTAAAATATATGCtcgtaggggggctgggggcaaaaaggacaccttaagatatataggttcaaatcatggttgattagcacaatttttgaagattattccagtgtaggggcaagctcacctctttttctaaatgatgttatcgatatatttcaaaatataagaaacacatgatgatttgagatttttgaaaatgtcccttcttatgaggttttcaAACGAttcacggggcaagagtgccactcgtatggggcaagaagaccaccagagcaaaatgccacaaattttgtatattattatttccccgcctaaacgataaattctagagtaagtaaagataaaaactgagggataaaagttgacttatagttaaaaagtaattttacgaaattaatttagttttcatcttatttgactgtaacaataatagtaaaaattttcagaaaccattttgaatgcctaagatggtttattttgattttatttagtaggaaacattgatttaatgcaatattaaacaagaaaaataaaagttcatttgattttatatgagaaaattgcggtgtccctcttgccccataagacatactgttattatatatgtaaaatttaatgtcaaaaggactttttcgaaaaaaattcctcacagctatattaaacaattaaaaatcatcaatactgtgcggaaaaatcaatacgttttgtatttattgggagtcaaaccttgttttccagtcttacattcttataatatttcgcatattttgcgttggtgagttaaagacatttttctaattttttgtactaaacatttttaactgtaatatttacacaaccctcaattagtactcaatttatacttatcctgcgttaaacatcaaaaaattgaattgaactacgtgaaattagacgTGTCAcatttgccccgggtgtccttcttgccccatttCCCCCTACATCAAATGGATTTAAAGACAGCCTTTCTCAATGGAAATTTGGAAGAAGAAATTTATATGAAGTTACCATGCGACGAAGATGGACGAAGTCCAATTTGTCGTTTGAACAGAAGTCTTTATGGACTGAAGCAAGCTGGAAGAAGCTGGAATCAATGCTTCGACGATTTCATGAGAAAGCTGAACTTTTCTAGGTTATCCAGCGATACTTGTGTTTATGTATTAAATGATTATGAATTGTATGTCGTGCTTTATGTGGATGATATCAAatattataaatataatatacCCCACTTATGCAGTTTCCATACAACACCAAAAAAGACACAAATTTAACGCCGTCTCTTGACAGAAAAGTGcgttaaattaataaataacgCTAAATCTTCGATCATGTCTTCcgtcggaagggaagtaaaataGTTGGTCCCGGcccatagagcttagtgacatttgaacacacgtagactagcatacgctcgtcttacacagtttgtttttgttttcctcaaagaaacttgcatacgctttccagactcaccaaaatgcatatggaaatattacccaatttgaaaaatttaaacccgTTTTCTGcgtgtttttcgagactgagtgcatattgttttcctctaaggttcacaactacatctacactagggtacccataccattgggcgtgaaaaCCACCATTAGCTGATGGGTTCGATACGTGGGGCCTCATGTGTGTGTGCGGAGATCTCTCTGGGCGGCCATGTTTAGGTATAGTGCCAGAAATAGGCGTAAGTAAAACTGCCGGTTAGccagaaaaatgaagaaaaagaaCAATCATGCCACAAAGTTTGTAGTGTGTCAGTATACTTTTATGCCAGCGTGACGCTAGTGTGATGTTTCGATGAAACGGAGAAGTGGGGTATATTGAGATTAACAGTGTTTGATGATATCCTAGTTGTAGCAGGCAGATATTACAAGAGTTAACTGGATAAAGCAAGAGTTAGCTAAAAGATTTCAAATGAAGGATATTGGAGCAGTTAAGACCTATATTGGGTTAGAAATAGAGAGGAATTATGAGACAAAAGAAATGGAAATTTCTCAGAAAAATTATATTCAGAAAATTCTTAATCGTTTCGGTATGCAAGACTGTAACCCTGTTGCTATCCCAATGGATGTCAACATTAAATGGGAAGCGTGTGAAGGCATTAGTACGGATGAACCGTATAAAGCTTTATTGGGTTGTTTACAGTACTTAGCTTCAATGTCTCGTCCTGATATTTGCGCTGCTGTAAGTATCCTCAGTAGATACCAAAGTTTTACAAATTGTGCACattggaataatttgaaaagaatCTTACGGTACTTAAGGTACAAAGGATCTATATCTTTTATATAGTTTTCACGAACAAGCAAGAGCTTTAGAAGGATTTGCAGATGCTGACTTCGggaataattttgaagatagaagatcaaattctggaaATCTGTTTCTGGTCTATGGAAATATAGTTTCTTGGTCTACAGAGAGACAACCTACAGTAAGCCTTTCGTCAACAGATGCTGAACTGATTTCTCTTTGTAATGGGACGAAGGAAGGAATTTGGTTATCAAATTTATTGCGTGAGATTAGAATTAAATCATGTCCTTTCACAATTTATGAAGATAACATCCCTTGCATTCGAATTGCCGAAGAACCAAGAGAACACCAGAGAACGAAGCACATCGATATTAAATATATGTCCATCCGAGAAGTCATCCAGTCCAAGAAGATGAGGATCCAGTTTATCAAGAGTAAAGATCAACTAGCAGATATCCTCACGAAGCCATTACCAAGGATGAGGTTCGAGAAGATGACAGCGAGACTACAATTGCAAAATTGAGGGGAAGTGTTGAAATATCAATTTGTGCACCGGTCTAATCTAGATGCTGATGATGGACCACTATGAACAATAGATTGTATGCCAACCGGCTGGACAATAGTTTCGCTTTGCCGTTCGTCTATTGTCCACACATGACACGCGTAAACGAAAGAGCGTGGATAGGTTTGGAGTTTGTGATAATTTGTATATATAGTTTTATCTATCGCTATCATTCCATGTAAATATGATACCGAccaaattgaattgaataaattttttttttggatatcgATCTGAAGAATACGTTAATAAGGTATATTAAGATTGATGTCAGACCTCAACAGAATCTACCCTGGAATACCAAGATCCACATTTTGCTCCACATCCCAGTCCCAGGGGCCACTCTAAAATCCTATGATCTACActacaatcccaggattcacactAGCAAAAAGGGAGTCACACTGAAAtatcagaatccacactggagttCGAGGATCCACACTTGTATAACAAAATCCACATTGATATCCTGCAATCCACACTACAATCCTaggattcattcatttatttagttaatatcTAATAAGATAAcaatgaatcaacaatttcacgccacaatactcggttcgtggctgcatctctccatcctcggttctgtgccacgctcgccaaatcgatacgcacttgatctgcccacctagctcgctgcactacacgccttcttgtaccaaccggatactacgcgaacaccatctttgcagggttgctgtccggcattctcgcaacatgccctgcccatcgtatccttccagctttggccaccttctggatactggcatcgccgtagagttgggcgagctcgtggtgcATCCGTCGCCACCatacaccgttttcctgtacaccgccaaagatcgtcctaagcacctgacgttcgaagactccaagtgcttgcaagtcctcctcgagcatcgtccacgtttcatgcacgtagaggactaccggccttatgagcgttttgtacatgatacatttggtgcggatgTGAATCTGTTTTGACCGCAGcgtcttgtggaggccatagtaggcccgacttccgccttgaaatcgatgaaaaggtgaagCATTGGGGCCTGGTatacacgacatttttggaggatttgccgtacagtaaagatctggtccgttgtcgatcggccgtcaacgaagccggcttgataacttcccaagAACTCGCTTACtctaggtgacagacgacggaagatgatctgggataatactttgtaggccgcatttagaatggtaatcgctcgaaagttctcacaatctaacttgtcgcctttcttgtagatggggcatatcatCCCTTCCTTCCaatcctccggtagctgttctgtttcccagattgtgcctatcagccagtgcaaacaaatggccagcctctccgggcccatctttatgagttcagctccgataccatccttaccagcagctttattgttcttgagctgatgaatggcatccttaacctccctcaaagtgggggctggttggttccaatcctccgcagtaccgatgaaggcatttcctccgttgtcctcaccttcattgcctgtgctcccagcaccattcaggtgttcgtcgaagtgctgcttccacctcacgctcgtccgttaaaatgctcccatccttatccctgcacatcttggttcgcggcacaaagccgttgctggatgcgttgagcttctgatagaacttacgcgtttcttgagacaaTCCTAGGATCTGCACGTGAATaaatacctaagatttatcaaaaaatgtttttttttcgcaaactgtttagctagcagtcgtacgaggggtccatcaatttgagaaaaccaaaAACACCCATatttagttttagcatatactagcgatcagtgacaaaTAAGTGGAATTCTAATTATGTGTGCCGGTTTCAATTGAAGCGAGAATGGCTCGtttattataaatattatactaggtgtgaaaaaaatgaaatgtttacagtaatttttaaatcataattattttcATTGGAGCAATTTACAAATTATTTCCGATCACAAGAGACGTGCGCTTTTCAGCCTGTTATTAGTCATGAATCACTACGTACTTCAGGCCTAATCCACGCGGATTCGTTGCTTTCATATTTTGTGGATGGTTGTTGAATGTGATAAAACTTCGCGCGTCGTCGTTCTTATCAGCCAAACGCCTTTCTTCGAATTTATGCGTTCTATCGCAATCTGCTGTCTTCAATTTCTTATATTGACGGATGCGATAAATTTATAGGTGTCAAGAATGGCGAAATTCAGTGTTAATCTGACAAGGGTGCATATCGGATCAAGGAGAAATTTATACCGCAGTTCATGGACACCGCGGATGAGCTAGACGTTCTCGGTTTTGGGAACAAGTAAGTCGACGTTTGAATAAATGAATATATGCAACTCAttattttcttatttatttGAAGAACTAATGAGTCATCAACATCAAACGAGAATCGTCCCCTTTCTCGACCTACTTGCGATGAGTATTATGATATGTCAAACAAGCGACGTGGCATAGCATTGGTGTTTTGCCACATGAACTTCGCGGTCATGGCCAAAAGGAACGGCACTGATAAGGATCGCGATGACATCTGTAGTACGCTTTCTGGGTTAGATTTCGATGTACGTGTGTTCAACGACCTGAGAAGAAAAGAGCTACTGCGGACACTGAAAAACGTATCCCGCGAGGATCACTCGGAGAACGACTGTCTTGTGGTAGTTGTGATGTCTCACGGCGATCAGGGCGTCCTCTATGCCAGTGACAAGAAATACTACGTGGACTCGTTGTGGGAGAAGTTTACCGGAAATGCGTGTCCTTCGTTGATAGGAAAGCCGAAACTGTTCTTCGTTCAGGCTTCTCGTGAAAGGCAGCCTGGAAAAAAGGGAGAAGGAGGAAGAGAAGAAGAATCACAAGCATCCGTAGATGTAGTTGACTCGCCCAACGATTCTTCGGCCCTGTATTTTATCCCAACCATGGCTGATTTTCTAGTCATGTACTCCACATACGATGGATATTATTCCGGGAAAGACCCACTGCAGAGATCATGCCTCATTCAATCTCTCTGTATGGAACTGGATGAAAATGGACGAGAAAGGGATTTGCTTGCACTGCTTACCGGAGTTTCTAGGAGAGCTTTATACACATGTGAATCATCTGTTCCGCATAATGAGAAGGATAATGCACTAAAACCAATTCCTTGCGTCGTCTCAATGCTCACGAAAACTTTCTTTTTCACTAAGAAAACCTAAAGTAAAGTAGTACAGTTATTGGTTAATCGTCGTATGCCAAGTGTGATAAATACTAAATGTTAAATCTTTCctgtaataaaaacaaaaaatcataaatagcaAAGCGATGATAATGTGCAGTGTACtaaattttatttggcttttATATGACTGTTTATTATAGTAGAAagtaatgtcgctgctgttcgtgttaccaacatctagtttgtcACGAGCTGACAGCGTGAGTATCGGGCCTTCAagtacagacaaacagacgtaacacttagaacaaatcccgatcaaaatcatagtcacgatgacatgtacgcccaatgctaaaatcggtgtgtttggccgatggaccaacagatggcggtagtgtgtaaacgtcaaacgcgaacaaaaacgatgcgagcgctgcgggtggtggattggccacctaccatatatttgaatcggccgttaaaaaggtggtcgatggacatcggtgagagtgtgacgtctgtttgtctgtgcttcaagtgtcaaattaattatgaaaacaaaaaaatatcattaaccATTATCGAAACAGCTCAAAAATTTGGAATGCAGTTTTCAAACGCACACGATTTCAATTTGGGTTTCACTAGTCCaactgaaaatcaagttactcaggaaaACATTTTCAGTCATGAGAACGAATCGATAATTCATGAGGAATTCGTTTGGATAAAGTgagaactgttattaaaaaaatcaaaaatcccCCGGCGAAGAGTTTCTTACTCGTCAGCAAGAAAATTCTAGAAATTAGTtaattcttggttgatatatttaacaaatgtttacaAATGAGATATTTTCCTTTCTAAGCATTACATTTTTCTTACATCATTATTTGTACCTGTACATATACGAAAAATCACGCGTGTACATATCATTATGTAAAGCAGTATAGCTTttcctaacacagaacacctacgtataataaattaattcaatgtttgaaatgatactgatAAAGGAATAAAAATAATCTTATGTTTAAGTACCTAAGAGACTACCACCCTGCTCTGAGGAAACTGTTCCAGGTTAGTGTAGCATTGTCACCATTATTGATGGCGCaacttcaaaaccatttcgcaTCCACGGAAACGCAAACTGGAACACGCTGTTTCCACACATACCCAATGTCAAGTTTATATCATATGCTTCCCTTCCAATCTTGAGTTCCAACCAGGCCAGATGGGGCAACCCAAGTTATCGATCAAACATTGGATGCGACGGGTCAGTTCTAGAACTTGAACGGTTTCAGTGC
It contains:
- the LOC5578111 gene encoding caspase, translating into MDTTDELDVLGFGSRTNESSKSIKEALVSRAALDEYYDTTNKRRGIALVFCHMNFSVMAKRNGADKDRDDICNTLYGLDFDVRVFDDLSRKEVLDRLKDVSREDHSDNDCLVVVMMSHGEQGVLYARDNKYNVDSLWKNFVGNACPSLIGKPKMFFIQACRGEQFDEGVAYAAKSPKDMVDSRQEQVLYSIPAMADLLVMYSTYDGYYSWRNPRQGSWFIQSLCTELDENGRVRDLLTLLTGVSRRTAYEFQSFVPHNAKMDAMKQIPCIVSMLTKTFYFTKKTRSRVVTDID
- the LOC5578112 gene encoding caspase; amino-acid sequence: MDTADELDVLGFGNKTNESSTSNENRPLSRPTCDEYYDMSNKRRGIALVFCHMNFAVMAKRNGTDKDRDDICSTLSGLDFDVRVFNDLRRKELLRTLKNVSREDHSENDCLVVVVMSHGDQGVLYASDKKYYVDSLWEKFTGNACPSLIGKPKLFFVQASRERQPGKKGEGGREEESQASVDVVDSPNDSSALYFIPTMADFLVMYSTYDGYYSGKDPLQRSCLIQSLCMELDENGRERDLLALLTGVSRRALYTCESSVPHNEKDNALKPIPCVVSMLTKTFFFTKKT